In Carassius auratus strain Wakin chromosome 12, ASM336829v1, whole genome shotgun sequence, the sequence TCATAATTTTGCCCAAAATTCACCAAAATATTAAAAGTTCTGCAAATTCATCAGGATATTAAAACCTAtagcataaatacacatttattattaacttAATTTGTAGTTAAGTGAGGTATTTCGATTTTAAGTATTGTCTTGTGCTTAAGCTCCCTCCGAAATCTGTTTTCCTGCAATTATATTTGCCTATATgataataatgaatattttatgagCAGGTGAACCTTTTTGCTGACTTCTCTTTAACTTCATACTTGTATTACACAGGACTAGGCTGTGGACTTGTGTATGCTGCTACTGTAACCATCACTTGCCAGTATTTTGACAAGAGACGTGGTCTTGCTCTTGGCATCATTACAACAGGTAATATATGattattcaaaaacaataaaCTACCAGTCCAATGTCTGGACATGCTGGccttaatttatcatttatttgtttatgagtTTTATCAAATATAAGAAGAAAAACAGGCAACATGTATGGAGCATATATGAATTCTAATATTGTTTAATagcagttaataaaaaaaaaaaaaaaaaaaataatatatatatatatatatatataactatagttatttattcatttaaatgccATGTTTAACCCATATAGCCATATTAAAGCTGCTCGGTTTAAGGAAAGAATAgcttaaatattgtttttgtgatttataatgtgattaaaaaaatattgttcataaTACATTTACTTGTAGGGCTGTACTATTTGGCCAGATTTTTTGGAATATATATCAACATGGCTgtaagatgataataataataataatatttattattattaaataataattatcgtCATTAGTATCAAGTATaaaaattgctgaataaaaacaaaataatgaataaaatgatcgttcactgtattttatatatatatatatatatatatatatatatatatatataataaacaatagtttttttttaaaaacaactctaaaatttaaatactaatagttattaatattagtaaGTGTAACCTTAAACCGTCAAACGTTTAACcatcaaactttttattttgactACAGGGTGCTAAgagctttttcttcttcttttttttttttttgaagttggaCCATATAATGTTCCCAAATACATGTTAAAGTGACCCAAACGAGTAGATGCAGAGATGGAGTTTGTGAGGAACAACATTTACTGCAAACCGAGCCGCTCTGAGCCGCTAAAAACACTAGAGGATAATGATCTGATTCATGTGTAATGACACAGTGCTGCGCTTCACTCTGAACGTGTGATTTACTGATTTATGATTTAGTAATCACAGAGACATAGgacatttttggttttattttactcAATCATGCAGCCCTACAACTTCTTACATTGATATTCCATAAAACTAAAACAGTTCAATCCCAATATTACTTAACCAGTAATACTTAatcatctcattttttttttttttcaggtacaaGTATTGGAGGTTTTCTCTACGCTACTGTGCAGAATGAGTTCATTGCACTCTTCGGACTCGACGGCTGTCTTTTGCTCATTGGCTGCTTTGCACTAAACATCATCGCCTGTGCTGGACTCATGAGACCGCTGCACCTGCcggcctactacctgaaacagAGAGCAGCGCTGGCCGAGAAGACCGAGGAGAAGGTTCTGGAAAAGTCCCCTGTCGTGGAGGACCCAATCAAGAAAAATCAGTCTGTCAACATACTAATCACAGGGGAGACGAAAGAGCGGAAGAGCCTTGTGAGCTACGCAGCGTTGGTGCGGCTTgtgaagaagaagcagaagaagtACTCTGAATACTTGCACTCGACGGCGGAGCTGCTTCAGAACAGGGTCTTCTTAGCCACGTGCGTGTCTTTGTTCGCATATTGCTTGGGGGCTTACACTCCTCTTCTCTTCCTGGAGGATTTGGCCCAGAGCGAGGGTCTGATCAGCGGCATCAGCACCATCCCGCTGGTCTCCATCATGTCCATTGCTGCTGGAGTGGGGAAGCTGCTGCTGGGCGTCATGATGGACGTCCGCTGGATGAACAGCATCTTTCTGTACGTCTTCACTCTGCTGGGAACAGGGGTGGTTCTTCTCATAATCCCTATCACCAAGAACTACGCTGGGCTGCGGGTCATCTCAGCGCTGCTGGGGTTTTTTTCTGGAAACTGGTCTGTCATACCCTACGTGACCACTAAGGTGGTGGGAATGGATCGTCTGACTGAGGCATATGGCATCTTGATGTTCTTTGGTGGATTTAGTATAATGCTCGGACCACCGGTCGCAGGTAATTTTTTGACCTGT encodes:
- the LOC113111935 gene encoding monocarboxylate transporter 9-like, producing MSARNTKQAPDGGWGWVIVVASFMGQLLAYGSPQSVGVLYPEWLNTFQDSKGMTALVGSLVSGVGLIASPICSACVVNFGARPVTIFSGVMVSGGLMLSAFAPNVQFLIFSYGIVVGLGCGLVYAATVTITCQYFDKRRGLALGIITTGTSIGGFLYATVQNEFIALFGLDGCLLLIGCFALNIIACAGLMRPLHLPAYYLKQRAALAEKTEEKVLEKSPVVEDPIKKNQSVNILITGETKERKSLVSYAALVRLVKKKQKKYSEYLHSTAELLQNRVFLATCVSLFAYCLGAYTPLLFLEDLAQSEGLISGISTIPLVSIMSIAAGVGKLLLGVMMDVRWMNSIFLYVFTLLGTGVVLLIIPITKNYAGLRVISALLGFFSGNWSVIPYVTTKVVGMDRLTEAYGILMFFGGFSIMLGPPVAGWIYDWMNSYDLAFYFSGSFVLLGGAGLFLAAVCCRNNNQEETGTPDTECINDYDKVATVA